The following proteins are co-located in the Candidatus Competibacteraceae bacterium genome:
- a CDS encoding cobyrinate a,c-diamide synthase, with translation MPRCPALFVAAPASGQGKTTVTAALARLHARQGRTVRLFKCGPDFLDPQIHQFASGQPCHSLDLGMCGAADAAWRLAAAAETADLILIEGVMGLYDGQPSGADIARRFGVPVMAVIDARAMAQTFGALAHGLATFQPGLPFSGVLANDVGGAGHIELLRASLPPGLRFYGAIPRDAEATLPERHLGLLQAGEITDLGQRLDRIADHLAATGAAELPPPVEFPATPAPVVPPLLAGRTLAIAHDAAYGFLYPANLDTLRALGARLEFFSPLAGDALPVCDAVWLPGGYPELYAAELAARRELWTALAAHVAVGHPLLAECGGMMSLFARLRDKDGHTHILGGLLPGEVAMQPRLSALGTQTVTLPEGDFSGHTFHYSQTTTPLTPIAHATPLSTRRRGQTGEAIYRQRRLTASYLHLYFPSNPVATAHLFLP, from the coding sequence ATGCCGCGCTGTCCCGCGCTGTTCGTGGCGGCGCCCGCCTCCGGTCAAGGCAAGACCACCGTCACCGCCGCGCTGGCCCGTCTGCACGCCCGACAGGGACGCACCGTGCGCCTATTCAAGTGCGGGCCGGACTTTCTCGATCCGCAGATCCACCAATTCGCCAGTGGCCAGCCTTGCCATAGCCTCGATCTCGGCATGTGTGGCGCGGCCGATGCCGCCTGGCGATTGGCGGCCGCCGCGGAAACGGCCGACCTGATCCTGATCGAAGGCGTGATGGGGCTATACGACGGCCAACCTTCGGGCGCCGATATCGCCCGAAGGTTCGGCGTGCCGGTGATGGCGGTGATCGACGCCCGCGCCATGGCGCAAACCTTTGGTGCCCTGGCCCACGGTTTGGCCACCTTTCAGCCGGGTCTGCCGTTTTCCGGAGTGCTGGCTAATGATGTCGGCGGTGCCGGTCACATCGAATTATTGCGCGCCAGCCTGCCGCCCGGCCTGCGCTTTTACGGCGCCATCCCCAGGGATGCCGAGGCGACGCTGCCCGAGCGCCATTTGGGCCTGTTGCAAGCCGGCGAAATCACCGATCTCGGGCAACGCCTGGACCGTATCGCCGATCATCTCGCCGCCACCGGCGCGGCGGAATTGCCCCCTCCGGTGGAATTCCCCGCCACGCCGGCGCCGGTCGTGCCACCGCTGCTGGCCGGTCGGACCCTCGCCATCGCCCACGATGCCGCCTACGGCTTCCTCTATCCGGCCAATCTCGACACCTTGCGCGCCCTGGGTGCCCGGCTCGAATTTTTCTCGCCGCTGGCCGGCGATGCCCTACCCGTCTGCGACGCGGTCTGGCTGCCCGGCGGTTATCCCGAACTGTACGCCGCTGAACTGGCGGCGCGGCGCGAGCTGTGGACGGCGCTGGCGGCGCATGTCGCCGTCGGCCATCCCCTGCTGGCCGAGTGCGGCGGCATGATGAGTCTGTTCGCCCGCTTGCGCGACAAGGATGGCCACACCCATATCCTGGGTGGTCTCTTGCCCGGCGAAGTCGCCATGCAACCCCGGCTGTCGGCACTCGGCACCCAGACCGTCACCCTGCCGGAAGGTGACTTCAGTGGCCACACCTTCCACTACTCGCAGACGACCACGCCATTGACGCCCATCGCCCACGCCACGCCACTCTCGACCCGTCGTCGAGGGCAAACCGGCGAAGCGATCTATCGCCAGCGACGGCTGACGGCGAGCTATCTGCACCTCTATTTTCCATCGAATCCGGTGGCCACCGCCCACCTGTTTCTGCCTTGA
- the cobO gene encoding cob(I)yrinic acid a,c-diamide adenosyltransferase, with protein sequence MSDELDTADRRHAWRMARKKTVIDDKKATATQARGVLVLHTGCGKGKSTAAFGVLARALGHGQTAAVVQFVKSRADTGETLFFRDHPRVHWHVMGAGFTWETQDSMCDAAAARAAWDQALHYLHDATLDLLILDEITYAFKYGWLDVPEVIAALRARPPMQHVLLTGRAAPPALIAAADTVSDIALVKHAFQAGVPAMPGLEF encoded by the coding sequence ATGAGCGACGAACTCGACACCGCCGACCGCCGGCACGCCTGGCGCATGGCGCGCAAGAAAACCGTGATCGACGACAAGAAAGCCACGGCCACCCAAGCGCGCGGGGTGCTGGTCCTGCATACCGGTTGCGGCAAGGGTAAATCCACCGCCGCCTTTGGCGTGCTGGCGCGCGCGCTCGGCCACGGCCAGACCGCCGCCGTCGTGCAGTTCGTGAAAAGCCGCGCCGACACCGGCGAGACTCTGTTTTTCCGCGATCACCCGCGTGTGCATTGGCACGTCATGGGCGCGGGATTCACCTGGGAAACCCAGGACTCGATGTGTGACGCCGCCGCCGCGCGGGCGGCCTGGGACCAAGCCCTGCATTATCTGCACGATGCCACGCTCGATCTGCTGATCCTCGATGAGATCACCTACGCCTTCAAGTACGGCTGGCTGGACGTGCCGGAGGTGATCGCGGCCTTGCGCGCCCGGCCACCGATGCAACATGTCCTGCTCACCGGCCGCGCCGCGCCGCCCGCGCTGATCGCGGCCGCCGACACGGTGAGCGACATCGCCCTGGTCAAGCACGCCTTCCAGGCCGGCGTACCGGCCATGCCAGGGCTGGAATTCTGA
- a CDS encoding cobyric acid synthase — protein sequence MKTPSLMVQGCTSDSGKSTLVAAFCRILHRRGVRVAPFKPQNMALNAAVTVDGGEIGRAQALQALAAGLEPHTDFNPILLKPSTDRQAQIIIHGRVATQLDAQAYHAYKPRAMPAVLASWERLCARYECVVIEGAGSPAEINLRNHDIANMGFAEAIDCPVLLVADIDRGGVFAHLVGTLELLSASERERVVGFVINRFRGDLAILAPGLDWLERRTGKPVFGVLPYLHGLYLDAEDARSGSVFEQRATRLKVIAPAYPRLSNHNDLDPLRLHPEVDFQFIAPPETPPPADLVVLPGSKAVRADLAWLRAHGWEDYLKRHLRYGGKLIGLCGGMQMLGKALHDPLGLEGEAGGVAGLGLLDLTTTLGETKQLRQVSGHLCLPGAPTFIGYEIHQGLSHGPALEQPAVRLVDDGRGDGAQSPDGQILATYCHGLFDHPDALAALLRWAAPEAEDAAPFLRVDPLARRQADLDRLADAVEAALDMDNILALLIGTEASPHRPEPLPG from the coding sequence ATGAAGACCCCTTCCCTGATGGTGCAGGGCTGCACCTCCGATTCCGGCAAGAGCACGCTGGTGGCGGCCTTTTGCCGCATCCTGCATCGGCGCGGCGTGCGCGTGGCGCCCTTCAAGCCGCAGAACATGGCACTCAACGCGGCGGTGACCGTGGATGGCGGCGAGATCGGCCGCGCCCAGGCTTTGCAGGCCCTGGCCGCCGGGCTGGAACCGCATACCGATTTCAACCCGATCCTGCTCAAGCCCAGCACCGACCGGCAGGCGCAGATCATCATCCACGGCCGGGTGGCCACCCAGCTCGATGCCCAGGCCTACCACGCCTACAAACCACGGGCCATGCCGGCGGTGCTGGCCTCGTGGGAACGGTTGTGCGCACGCTATGAATGCGTGGTGATCGAAGGCGCCGGCAGTCCGGCCGAAATCAATCTGCGCAATCACGACATCGCCAACATGGGCTTCGCGGAAGCGATCGATTGCCCGGTGCTGCTGGTTGCGGACATCGACCGGGGTGGCGTGTTCGCGCACCTGGTCGGCACGCTCGAACTGCTCTCCGCCAGCGAGCGCGAGCGCGTCGTCGGCTTCGTCATCAATCGCTTTCGCGGCGATCTGGCCATCCTCGCGCCCGGCCTCGACTGGCTGGAGCGCCGCACGGGCAAACCGGTGTTCGGGGTGCTGCCCTACCTGCACGGGCTTTATCTCGACGCCGAGGACGCACGCTCCGGCAGCGTTTTCGAGCAGCGCGCCACCCGGCTCAAGGTGATCGCGCCGGCCTATCCCCGCCTCTCCAATCACAACGATCTCGATCCCTTGCGCCTGCATCCCGAGGTCGATTTTCAGTTCATCGCCCCCCCCGAAACACCGCCGCCGGCCGATCTGGTGGTGCTGCCCGGCTCCAAGGCGGTGCGCGCCGATCTGGCCTGGTTGCGCGCCCATGGCTGGGAAGATTATCTGAAGCGCCATTTGCGCTATGGCGGCAAGCTGATCGGTCTATGCGGCGGTATGCAGATGTTGGGCAAGGCGCTGCACGACCCGCTGGGGCTGGAGGGCGAAGCAGGCGGCGTAGCCGGACTCGGCTTGCTCGATTTGACCACAACCTTGGGCGAAACCAAGCAGTTGCGCCAAGTCAGCGGGCATCTGTGCCTGCCGGGCGCGCCAACGTTTATCGGCTACGAAATCCATCAGGGCTTGAGCCACGGCCCGGCGCTCGAACAACCCGCCGTGCGTCTGGTCGATGACGGGCGCGGCGATGGCGCGCAAAGTCCCGATGGCCAAATCCTCGCGACTTATTGCCATGGCCTGTTCGATCATCCCGATGCCCTGGCCGCGCTGCTGCGCTGGGCCGCGCCGGAGGCCGAGGACGCCGCGCCCTTCTTGCGCGTCGATCCGCTGGCCCGCCGCCAAGCCGACCTCGACCGACTGGCCGATGCCGTGGAGGCGGCCCTCGACATGGACAACATACTGGCGCTGCTGATCGGAACCGAGGCTTCCCCCCATCGACCGGAGCCGCTGCCCGGATGA
- a CDS encoding energy-coupling factor ABC transporter permease, whose amino-acid sequence MHIEPGVVEGGKMVLSYGTATVALGVAAKLAVDNIKLGGLLPLLIKSLLATCLVFMFFEVLPHYPVGVSEVHLILGTTLFLIFGIAPAAIGLAAGLLVQGAFFAPFDLPQYSINVTTLLVPLFVMALLAQRVIPEQVAYKDITYSQALRLSIAYQAGIVTWVGFWAFYGRGFGSDNLTAVASFSGAYMSVIILEPLVDLAVLAGAKALHMLKGSAFVESRLYNPATRS is encoded by the coding sequence ATGCACATAGAGCCAGGTGTCGTAGAAGGTGGGAAAATGGTGCTTAGCTATGGAACGGCTACCGTTGCGCTGGGAGTTGCGGCTAAATTAGCTGTTGATAACATCAAATTGGGCGGATTATTGCCATTGCTGATTAAAAGCTTGTTGGCAACCTGTCTAGTTTTCATGTTCTTTGAAGTCTTGCCACATTATCCCGTAGGTGTTTCAGAAGTCCATCTGATTCTAGGGACAACACTTTTCCTGATTTTTGGTATTGCTCCCGCCGCCATTGGCTTAGCAGCAGGCTTGTTGGTGCAGGGTGCATTTTTTGCACCCTTCGATTTGCCGCAGTATAGTATTAATGTCACTACGTTACTGGTGCCACTCTTTGTCATGGCCTTGTTGGCACAGCGGGTTATCCCTGAGCAGGTTGCCTATAAAGATATTACATACTCCCAAGCATTAAGATTATCCATTGCTTATCAAGCTGGTATTGTCACTTGGGTTGGATTTTGGGCCTTTTATGGTCGTGGGTTCGGCAGTGATAATTTAACGGCTGTCGCCTCATTTAGTGGCGCTTATATGAGCGTTATTATTCTGGAACCGCTCGTGGATTTAGCCGTTTTGGCTGGAGCAAAAGCGCTTCACATGCTCAAAGGCAGCGCCTTTGTTGAAAGCCGGTTATACAATCCTGCAACTCGATCCTAA
- the cobM gene encoding precorrin-4 C(11)-methyltransferase — translation MPAKIWFVGAGPGDPDLITVKGRALLERAGAILFAGSLVDVAATLYAPDGCEIRDSKDMTLEEMTVWLLDAAARHDTVVRLQTGDPSLYGALVEMTRPLDAAGIAWAVVPGVSSALASAAAAGETLTLPEVTQTVILTRVAGRTPMPAGEELEALAAHHSTLCIFLSITLLHDVQRALRAAGWAEDAPMLVVQKASWPDAEKIIRGTLADIKRKCQAEKIGAQAMIIASPALGARDWPNLVRSKLYDPTFAHRFRRATARPPGDSSHE, via the coding sequence ATGCCCGCTAAGATTTGGTTCGTCGGTGCCGGTCCCGGCGACCCCGACTTGATCACCGTCAAGGGCCGCGCCCTGCTCGAACGGGCGGGCGCCATCCTGTTCGCCGGTTCGCTGGTCGATGTCGCGGCCACCTTGTACGCGCCCGACGGCTGCGAGATCCGCGACTCGAAGGATATGACGCTGGAGGAAATGACGGTCTGGCTGCTCGATGCCGCCGCCCGTCATGACACCGTGGTCCGCTTGCAAACCGGCGATCCCAGCCTCTACGGCGCGCTGGTCGAGATGACGCGGCCGCTCGACGCGGCGGGCATCGCCTGGGCCGTGGTGCCCGGCGTGTCCTCGGCCCTGGCCTCGGCCGCCGCCGCCGGCGAAACCCTGACCCTGCCGGAAGTGACGCAAACCGTCATTCTCACCCGCGTGGCCGGCCGCACGCCGATGCCGGCGGGCGAGGAGCTGGAAGCGCTGGCCGCGCACCACAGCACGCTCTGCATCTTCCTGTCGATCACCCTGCTTCACGACGTGCAACGCGCCTTGCGCGCCGCCGGCTGGGCCGAGGACGCGCCGATGCTGGTGGTGCAAAAAGCCTCCTGGCCGGACGCGGAAAAGATCATTCGCGGCACCCTCGCCGACATCAAGCGCAAATGCCAGGCCGAGAAAATCGGCGCCCAGGCCATGATCATCGCCAGCCCGGCGCTGGGCGCGCGTGACTGGCCCAACCTGGTCCGCTCCAAGCTCTATGATCCGACCTTCGCTCACCGCTTCCGCCGGGCGACCGCCCGCCCTCCCGGAGACTCCAGCCATGAATGA
- a CDS encoding sirohydrochlorin chelatase, protein MNDTTLLLVGHGSRRPGSNDEIEAFAQLWRQHHPDWRIELCFIELAEVLLETGLDRAAAHGRRVVVLPLILNAASHVKMDIPTAIAAARIRHPTIEFACAPHLGLGREIFAIVMRRLDGLMRDMAMPDPRTTGVILLGRGSSDASANGDMARLARWVYEASEHDLADIAFTDVTHPRLESVVQRQVRLGMSQILVQPVYLFTGVLIERIGEQMTRLKQVYPQVSFALGSYFGCDESLFALLDTRATAAATEDALLDCDGCAFRQAAAEGVRPHGHDAGHSHAHDHPHHHAAPPSDSTRSGGGHLHHA, encoded by the coding sequence ATGAATGACACCACCTTATTACTCGTCGGCCACGGCTCGCGCCGCCCCGGCAGCAACGACGAAATCGAGGCCTTCGCCCAGCTTTGGCGGCAACATCACCCGGACTGGCGCATCGAGCTGTGCTTCATCGAACTGGCCGAGGTGCTGCTCGAAACAGGGCTCGACCGCGCCGCCGCCCATGGTCGGCGCGTGGTGGTGCTGCCGCTGATCCTCAACGCCGCCAGCCACGTCAAGATGGACATCCCGACCGCCATCGCCGCCGCGCGCATCCGCCATCCGACGATCGAATTCGCCTGTGCGCCACACTTGGGTCTGGGTCGCGAGATCTTCGCCATCGTCATGCGCCGGCTCGACGGCCTGATGCGGGACATGGCCATGCCCGACCCGCGCACCACCGGGGTCATCCTGTTGGGTCGCGGTTCGTCCGACGCCAGCGCCAACGGCGACATGGCGCGCCTCGCTCGTTGGGTGTACGAGGCCAGCGAGCACGATCTGGCGGACATCGCCTTTACCGACGTTACCCACCCGCGCCTGGAATCGGTGGTGCAACGCCAGGTTCGGCTCGGCATGAGCCAAATTCTGGTGCAACCGGTCTATTTGTTCACGGGCGTGCTGATCGAGCGCATCGGTGAACAGATGACGCGCTTGAAACAGGTCTACCCTCAAGTGAGTTTCGCGCTCGGTTCCTACTTCGGTTGCGACGAGAGCTTGTTCGCGTTGCTCGATACCCGCGCCACGGCGGCGGCGACCGAGGATGCGCTGCTCGATTGCGATGGTTGCGCCTTCCGGCAAGCCGCCGCCGAAGGTGTCCGCCCCCATGGCCATGACGCAGGGCATAGCCACGCCCATGACCATCCGCATCACCACGCCGCCCCACCGTCGGACTCGACGCGAAGCGGTGGCGGTCACCTCCATCATGCCTGA
- a CDS encoding precorrin-8X methylmutase: MNHVVTEQLTVAGQAIEHESFAVIDAEVEQHAYSAEQWMIVRRMIHATADFEFNGLTAFHPRAVAAGRAAVLKGMTPIVADVEMITVGLSAPRLKHFGLTTHQFIADPEVIERARAEGSTRAVQAMRLAWRRGLLDGALIGVGNAPTALLEVIRLVRQEGVRPALIVGMPVGFVSAAESKEQLATLSEVPWILCRGRKGGSTLVVAALHGLLALAETQAHAAA, encoded by the coding sequence ATGAACCATGTCGTCACCGAGCAACTGACCGTCGCCGGTCAAGCCATCGAGCACGAGTCCTTCGCCGTGATCGATGCCGAGGTCGAACAGCACGCTTACAGCGCCGAGCAATGGATGATCGTTCGCCGCATGATCCATGCCACGGCCGATTTCGAATTCAACGGTCTCACCGCGTTTCATCCTCGGGCCGTGGCCGCCGGACGGGCGGCGGTACTGAAGGGCATGACGCCCATCGTCGCCGATGTCGAGATGATTACCGTTGGTCTCTCGGCGCCCCGGCTCAAACACTTCGGCCTGACGACTCACCAGTTCATCGCCGATCCCGAGGTGATCGAGCGCGCTCGCGCCGAGGGTAGCACCCGCGCCGTGCAGGCCATGCGCCTGGCGTGGCGGCGCGGTCTGCTCGACGGCGCGCTGATCGGCGTCGGCAACGCACCGACGGCCCTGCTCGAAGTCATCCGCCTGGTGCGCCAGGAGGGCGTGCGTCCGGCGCTCATCGTCGGCATGCCGGTGGGTTTCGTGTCGGCGGCCGAGTCGAAGGAGCAGTTGGCCACGCTGAGCGAAGTTCCGTGGATTTTGTGTCGGGGCCGCAAGGGTGGATCGACCCTGGTGGTCGCCGCGCTGCATGGCCTGTTGGCGCTGGCCGAAACCCAAGCGCATGCCGCCGCCTGA
- a CDS encoding cobalt-precorrin-5B (C(1))-methyltransferase: MPPPERRGHDRSDEKTRKATPRRARGNRSGFTTGACSAAAARAATLGLVSGTVPDMIECLLPNGRRVRFAVEDGCVAANTAHAVVVKDAGDDPDATHGARLTADVRLLAGQAGCLMLKGGPGVGTVTKEGLGLEVGGPAINPVPRRNIADNVRAAAGDLLDHAGLEVTISVPDGEAMARKTLNPRLGILGGISILGISGIVHPYSTAAFRASVVQAVQVAAAQRQPAVVFTTGGRTEKRAMRQYPEWPEACFVQMGDFIKAAFDTARDCGFRRVILGCMVGKLTKIAQGLPVTHAWRQAIDRDLLAETAAEVGAPASLVTAIRAAETGRFAAEKLAELGLTVDFHRALARRAWISLNRRYPGCFELDVLVCDTEGQTLLVLSHTEALDRFGGGRP, from the coding sequence ATGCCGCCGCCTGAGCGTCGCGGGCATGACCGTTCCGACGAGAAGACGCGCAAGGCGACGCCGCGCCGCGCGCGCGGCAACCGCAGCGGTTTCACCACCGGCGCCTGTTCGGCGGCGGCGGCGCGAGCAGCCACTCTGGGTCTGGTCTCCGGTACCGTGCCGGACATGATCGAGTGCCTCCTGCCGAACGGTCGGCGGGTCCGTTTCGCCGTCGAGGACGGTTGCGTCGCGGCGAATACCGCCCATGCCGTGGTGGTCAAGGATGCCGGCGACGACCCGGACGCCACGCATGGCGCGCGACTCACGGCCGATGTGCGCCTGCTGGCCGGGCAAGCCGGTTGCCTGATGCTCAAGGGCGGTCCCGGTGTCGGTACGGTGACGAAGGAAGGACTCGGGCTGGAGGTGGGCGGCCCGGCCATCAACCCGGTGCCGCGCCGGAACATCGCCGACAACGTGCGGGCCGCCGCCGGCGACCTGCTCGATCATGCCGGTCTCGAAGTGACGATTTCGGTGCCCGACGGCGAAGCGATGGCCAGAAAGACCCTCAATCCCCGGCTGGGCATTCTCGGCGGCATTTCCATTCTGGGCATCAGCGGCATCGTTCACCCCTATTCGACGGCGGCGTTCCGGGCCAGCGTGGTGCAGGCGGTGCAAGTCGCCGCCGCGCAGCGGCAGCCAGCCGTGGTGTTCACCACCGGCGGTCGCACCGAAAAACGCGCCATGCGGCAATATCCCGAATGGCCGGAAGCCTGTTTCGTGCAGATGGGCGACTTCATCAAGGCGGCGTTCGACACCGCGCGGGATTGCGGTTTTCGGCGTGTCATTCTGGGCTGCATGGTCGGCAAGCTGACCAAGATCGCTCAGGGACTGCCCGTCACCCACGCCTGGCGGCAGGCCATCGACCGCGATCTGCTGGCCGAAACCGCCGCCGAAGTGGGTGCGCCGGCTTCCTTGGTGACGGCCATCCGCGCCGCCGAAACCGGGCGCTTCGCCGCCGAAAAGCTCGCCGAACTCGGTTTGACCGTGGATTTTCATCGCGCGCTCGCCCGGCGCGCCTGGATCAGCCTCAACCGGCGCTATCCGGGCTGTTTCGAACTCGATGTGCTGGTCTGCGATACCGAAGGCCAGACCCTGCTTGTTTTGTCGCACACCGAGGCCCTGGATCGGTTTGGAGGCGGGCGGCCATGA
- the cbiE gene encoding precorrin-6y C5,15-methyltransferase (decarboxylating) subunit CbiE yields the protein MTPCQIVGVHDDGAAGLTAHAQELLRTADLVIGAPHQLRAVASVLSEQAEQRDANGRVAAVAAWVEEALSAGRRVVVLATGDPLCFGIAAGLIAALGRERVHVVPTLSSVQLAAARLGLSWQDAKLVSVHAADAGEWAPGARHDHGLAPLARALGQHDLLLCLTSPANDPARIARLLLAAGLGEAFRLDVAACLNAPDEALFTDLTPAAVAERTFPAPNVLILRRIVPRPPRPRFGIEDEEYAQRQPEQGLLTKLEVRAVALAKLRLDPAALVWDIGAGAGTVGLEAALLCPDGHVYAIEKNPDDSANARANARRFGILNYTLITDRAPAQLETWPDPDAVFIGGSSGALSVLIERSLARLKPGGRLAIDVVTFENFATAMAAARSSGLRWEVLQLSAARSQPILQLHRLAAQNPVWIVVVTKECT from the coding sequence ATGACACCCTGTCAGATCGTCGGCGTGCATGACGACGGCGCGGCTGGCCTCACGGCGCACGCCCAGGAACTCCTGCGCACGGCGGATCTGGTCATCGGCGCGCCCCATCAGTTGCGTGCCGTCGCGTCGGTGTTGTCGGAGCAGGCCGAACAGCGTGATGCGAACGGTCGCGTCGCCGCCGTGGCCGCCTGGGTCGAGGAGGCACTGAGCGCCGGGCGGCGAGTGGTGGTGCTCGCCACCGGCGATCCACTCTGCTTTGGTATTGCCGCCGGTTTGATCGCCGCGTTGGGGCGTGAGCGGGTCCACGTCGTACCGACGCTGTCCAGCGTGCAATTGGCCGCGGCCCGTCTCGGCCTGTCCTGGCAGGATGCCAAGCTGGTTTCGGTTCATGCCGCCGACGCCGGCGAATGGGCGCCCGGCGCCCGCCACGATCACGGCCTGGCGCCACTGGCGCGGGCGCTCGGCCAGCATGATCTGCTGCTTTGCCTGACCTCGCCGGCCAACGATCCGGCGCGCATCGCCCGTCTGCTGCTGGCGGCCGGATTGGGTGAGGCGTTTCGCCTCGACGTGGCGGCATGCCTCAACGCGCCCGACGAAGCGCTATTTACCGATCTCACGCCGGCGGCGGTGGCGGAGCGGACTTTTCCCGCGCCCAATGTGCTGATCCTGCGCCGCATCGTGCCGCGCCCGCCGCGCCCGCGATTCGGTATCGAGGACGAAGAGTACGCCCAGCGCCAGCCGGAACAGGGTTTGCTCACCAAGCTCGAAGTGCGCGCCGTCGCGCTCGCCAAGCTGCGACTCGATCCCGCCGCCCTGGTTTGGGACATCGGCGCCGGCGCCGGCACGGTCGGTCTCGAAGCGGCCTTGCTGTGCCCGGACGGCCATGTCTACGCCATCGAAAAAAATCCGGACGACAGCGCCAACGCCCGTGCCAACGCCCGCCGTTTCGGCATCCTCAACTACACGCTGATCACGGATCGGGCGCCCGCCCAACTGGAAACCTGGCCTGATCCCGACGCGGTGTTCATCGGCGGCTCGAGCGGTGCCCTGTCGGTGCTGATCGAACGGAGTCTTGCTCGCCTCAAGCCGGGTGGCCGACTGGCGATCGATGTCGTCACCTTCGAGAATTTCGCCACCGCCATGGCTGCCGCGCGGAGCAGTGGCCTGCGGTGGGAGGTGCTGCAACTGTCGGCGGCGCGCAGCCA